Genomic DNA from Streptomyces sp. GS7:
CCGGCCGCGTCGCGCACCCCGCGCAGGCGGACCGGGGCGGTGTCCGGGAAGAGGGCGCCGGCGGTCTCGTCGACGGCGAGGGCGCGGGCGGCGAGGGCCGGGAGGAGGCGGTCCGGCGCCGGGGACTCGGCGGACGCGGCGGCGGTGGCGGCTTCCGTGGCCGCGGCGAGCCGGGTGCGGATGCGGTCCGCGTAGGCGACGAGGAAGGTCTGGCGGAAGTCGCGGGTACGCCGGGAGCGGCCGCGGGCGTGGTGGTCGTCGCCCGCGCGGTTCATGGCGGAGGTGGCCTGGAGGAGCAGTGAGGTGTAGAGGAGTTCGGCGGCCTCCAGGTCGGGCGGGAAGCCGATGACGGTGGAGAAGCCGACGTCGGAGGCCCAGACGGCCTGGCAGCGGTTGGCCGCCGCGACGGCGTCGAGGAGCAGGGCCTTGGCCTGTTCGTAGGGTCCTTCGATGCCGATGCGGATCGCCGCGGGGCCGTCGGCGGTCCCGGCTCCCCGGGGGTCGCCGGCGCCGGCGAGCAGGGCCTCGTCGATGCTGTGACGGGCCATCAGTTCCTGGGCCTTGGCGGACAGCGCCTCGGCCTCCTCCGCGAAGGTGGTGGCCTCGGCCTTGGCCAGCAGGCCGCGGATCCGGCCCAGCGCGCGGGAGGCGGCGGCGCTCCCTCCGTGGGCGCCCGCCGCGGACGCGGCGGAGGGGTGGGGCGGCGGCGGGAGCGGGGTGATACGGGGCAGCCGCGCGATCAGCCGCAGCACGGCCAGCACGTCGTACGCGGTCTCGAAGCGGGAGGTGCGCCGGCGGGCGGCCAGCGCGTCGAGGTAGCCGCGGTCGGCGTCCCACCAGACGCGCGCGCCGAGGCGGTCCAGCTGGGCCTGCCAGCGGGGGTCGTGG
This window encodes:
- a CDS encoding DUF2786 domain-containing protein; this encodes MSEHARGSRRDGRGTRATPPADAAAELVGGVLGRVRYAADGAAAEDAMEAGASVLAAAAPGWEAVSGALLAAAADAVRRCWVGGWQPADLERMVRRDAPDATLAALAVDAVAAEEARRPAAGAPHDPRWQAQLDRLGARVWWDADRGYLDALAARRRTSRFETAYDVLAVLRLIARLPRITPLPPPPHPSAASAAGAHGGSAAASRALGRIRGLLAKAEATTFAEEAEALSAKAQELMARHSIDEALLAGAGDPRGAGTADGPAAIRIGIEGPYEQAKALLLDAVAAANRCQAVWASDVGFSTVIGFPPDLEAAELLYTSLLLQATSAMNRAGDDHHARGRSRRTRDFRQTFLVAYADRIRTRLAAATEAATAAASAESPAPDRLLPALAARALAVDETAGALFPDTAPVRLRGVRDAAGWHQGTAAADRARLGRTPPDGES